A region from the Natronoarchaeum mannanilyticum genome encodes:
- a CDS encoding amidohydrolase family protein: MLELEHRFRVVDVHARLDADKGATGRSITPDTLEREMHQAGVVRSVVFPGHRAGTDYLRANNAVARMSVERPFIAFARINGPRDPGESATSQLRNLAASRKDHHTAPEDVEKYAYDDRFHGFKLDPARDGLPDEDVLAELADVGLPVLIHGGEGFPPEAIADSLLGHSFPVIVAHFGGHPLNRDLMGAAIDMLDEHDDCYLDTSYVRFRDYLERALLEHPDRVLFGSGAPETHPNVGVMEMLTLDVSEDKLRRVFSGNAERVVDGLSPDGG, from the coding sequence ATGCTGGAACTGGAGCACCGGTTCCGGGTGGTCGACGTGCACGCCCGGCTGGACGCCGACAAGGGAGCGACCGGTCGGTCGATCACGCCCGACACCTTAGAGCGCGAGATGCACCAGGCCGGCGTGGTTCGGTCGGTCGTGTTTCCCGGCCACCGGGCCGGGACGGACTACCTGCGGGCGAACAACGCCGTCGCCCGGATGAGCGTCGAGCGACCGTTCATCGCGTTCGCGCGGATCAACGGCCCCCGCGACCCCGGCGAGAGCGCGACCTCGCAGCTCCGAAACCTCGCGGCCTCGCGGAAGGACCACCACACTGCGCCCGAAGACGTCGAGAAGTACGCCTACGACGATCGCTTTCACGGGTTCAAGCTCGATCCTGCCCGCGACGGGCTGCCCGACGAGGACGTCCTCGCGGAGCTCGCGGACGTCGGGCTGCCGGTGCTGATCCACGGCGGCGAGGGGTTCCCGCCCGAGGCGATCGCGGACTCGCTGCTGGGCCACTCGTTCCCCGTGATCGTCGCGCACTTCGGGGGCCACCCGCTCAATCGCGATCTGATGGGCGCGGCCATCGACATGCTCGACGAGCACGACGACTGCTATCTCGACACCAGCTACGTTCGGTTCCGCGACTACCTCGAACGGGCGCTGCTGGAACATCCCGACCGCGTGCTGTTCGGCAGCGGCGCCCCTGAGACGCACCCGAACGTCGGCGTCATGGAGATGCTGACGCTGGACGTCTCGGAGGACAAGCTTCGCAGAGTGTTCAGCGGCAACGCCGAGCGCGTCGTCGACGGGCTGTCGCCCGACGGCGGCTGA
- a CDS encoding glycosyltransferase family 2 protein, with product MDLSVVVPTLNAREQLSGCLDALSERAPDVEVIVVNGPSSDGTTGMVRERDDVDVLVELSDRNVNVSRNAGIEVATGDAVAFVHDELAIEPSWRDAVAASLDAGADVVTGPTHRTLRAGVTTESETSDTVAGRDVAFFSGDNVALDRAAVEALDGFDEYLETEGARDASHRLAAMEYDVVWNGDMCVRGEYGADGGRPDRDLGARYRSLAYQLAKNYGLRPAVARSTIASALKDSVSAAREVTRGDVTPTTWLGTGREVVSGLTGGVAAGLRARKADETPRRNPNGVSTRHDRAVRRYDWR from the coding sequence ATGGACCTCTCGGTAGTGGTCCCGACGTTGAACGCCCGGGAGCAGCTCTCCGGGTGTCTCGACGCCCTCTCCGAGCGGGCCCCCGACGTCGAGGTGATCGTCGTCAACGGCCCCTCGTCCGACGGGACCACGGGGATGGTTCGCGAGCGCGACGACGTCGACGTGCTCGTCGAACTGTCCGACAGGAACGTCAACGTCTCCCGCAACGCCGGAATAGAGGTCGCCACCGGCGACGCCGTCGCCTTCGTCCACGACGAGCTCGCGATCGAGCCGTCGTGGCGCGACGCCGTCGCGGCGTCGCTCGACGCCGGCGCCGACGTCGTCACGGGGCCGACCCACCGGACCCTGCGCGCGGGCGTGACTACCGAGAGCGAGACGTCCGACACCGTCGCCGGTCGCGACGTCGCGTTTTTCAGCGGCGACAACGTCGCGCTCGATCGCGCGGCGGTCGAGGCGCTCGACGGGTTCGACGAGTACCTGGAAACCGAAGGCGCTCGCGACGCCTCCCACCGGCTCGCCGCGATGGAGTACGACGTCGTCTGGAACGGCGACATGTGCGTCCGCGGCGAGTACGGCGCCGACGGCGGGCGTCCCGACCGCGATCTAGGCGCGCGATACCGGTCGCTGGCCTACCAGCTCGCGAAGAACTACGGACTGCGCCCCGCCGTCGCCCGATCGACGATCGCGTCGGCGCTCAAGGATTCCGTGTCGGCCGCCCGCGAAGTCACGCGCGGCGACGTCACCCCGACGACCTGGCTCGGGACCGGCCGCGAGGTGGTTTCGGGGCTCACCGGCGGCGTCGCGGCGGGGCTCCGGGCGCGCAAGGCCGACGAGACGCCCCGCCGCAATCCCAACGGCGTCTCGACGCGCCACGACCGGGCCGTCCGGCGGTACGACTGGCGGTGA
- a CDS encoding class I SAM-dependent methyltransferase: MKGQEWYQATDVAQEYDDKRFSRGGRLIDRREKEAVLDAIGPVEGKDVLEIACGTGRFTVMLAERGANVVGLDISAEMLSEARAKARARGVGDAVEFLRGDAGRLPFEDDEFDAVVAMRFFHLADTPAAYLEEIRRVSGDQVMFDTFKRYSARSVYNWALPMGSRLYSRSEVGSLIEGAGLELVEDSHDFLLPYGFYRKIPNVLASPLRSLDTTLGGAPGGDAAASVSYWHASVE, translated from the coding sequence GTGAAAGGGCAGGAGTGGTATCAGGCGACCGACGTCGCCCAAGAGTACGACGACAAGCGCTTCTCCCGGGGCGGTCGGCTCATCGATCGCCGGGAGAAGGAGGCCGTGCTGGACGCGATCGGGCCCGTCGAGGGCAAGGACGTCCTCGAGATCGCCTGCGGTACCGGTCGGTTCACCGTGATGCTCGCCGAACGCGGCGCCAACGTCGTCGGGCTGGACATCTCGGCGGAGATGCTCTCGGAGGCCCGCGCGAAGGCCCGAGCACGCGGCGTCGGCGACGCCGTTGAGTTCCTGCGCGGCGACGCCGGGCGGCTCCCCTTCGAGGACGACGAGTTCGACGCCGTCGTCGCGATGCGGTTTTTCCACCTCGCGGACACGCCGGCGGCCTACCTCGAAGAGATCAGACGCGTCTCCGGCGATCAGGTGATGTTCGACACGTTCAAGCGCTACAGTGCGCGGAGCGTGTACAACTGGGCGCTCCCGATGGGATCGCGGCTCTACTCCCGCTCGGAGGTCGGCTCCCTGATCGAGGGCGCCGGGCTCGAACTCGTCGAGGACTCCCACGACTTCCTCCTGCCCTACGGCTTCTACCGGAAGATTCCCAATGTCCTCGCCAGCCCGCTTCGGTCGCTGGACACGACGCTCGGCGGCGCTCCGGGCGGCGACGCCGCGGCGTCGGTTTCCTACTGGCACGCGAGCGTAGAGTGA
- a CDS encoding helix-turn-helix domain-containing protein, with protein sequence MSTTTGEERADRVEEPLSDSEYRERLRELPPSAKLIAKVLETDAPLSQGQLAEESLLPDRTVRYALNRLEEVGLVGSRYSFRDARKQVYFLHN encoded by the coding sequence ATGAGCACCACCACGGGCGAGGAACGCGCCGACAGAGTAGAAGAGCCCCTCTCCGACAGCGAGTACCGCGAGCGGCTTCGCGAACTGCCCCCCAGCGCCAAGCTGATCGCCAAGGTTCTCGAGACGGACGCGCCGCTCTCGCAGGGCCAGCTCGCCGAGGAGTCGCTGTTGCCCGACCGCACGGTCCGGTACGCGCTCAACCGCCTCGAGGAAGTCGGCCTCGTCGGTTCGCGCTACAGCTTCCGCGACGCCCGGAAGCAGGTCTACTTCCTGCACAACTGA
- a CDS encoding MBL fold metallo-hydrolase, producing MDRIAGVPIPVSGPAPTGSTNAYVIGRSDALLVDPADESDELERALDRRSPAAVLATHAHPDHVGALAHYADEYDLDVYARSGYEKRFERATGVTPDAGVRDGDVVSAGEFGVDVTSMPGHAPDHVALTIDGVDATSMPGHAPDHVALTIDGVDATPGDGRQVPTERRGARVLVGDLAVAEGSVFVGPPDGDMRGYLTALRRLHARAPGELLPGHGPAIDDPRAVLGRLIAHRLDRERAVLAAVRNGHETPDAVVDAAYEKDLSGVRDLARRAVIAHLEKLAVESAVEWDGERARPVGDR from the coding sequence ATGGATCGGATCGCCGGCGTCCCGATTCCCGTCTCGGGACCCGCGCCGACGGGCTCGACCAACGCGTACGTTATCGGCCGATCGGACGCCTTGCTCGTGGATCCGGCCGACGAATCGGACGAACTCGAGCGGGCGCTCGACCGCCGGTCCCCCGCCGCGGTGCTGGCGACGCACGCTCACCCCGACCACGTCGGCGCGCTAGCGCACTACGCCGACGAGTACGACCTGGACGTGTACGCCCGATCGGGGTACGAGAAACGATTCGAGCGCGCGACCGGCGTGACGCCCGACGCCGGCGTGCGCGACGGGGACGTAGTCTCGGCCGGCGAATTCGGCGTCGACGTCACCTCGATGCCGGGACACGCCCCCGACCACGTCGCGCTGACGATCGACGGCGTCGACGCCACCTCGATGCCGGGACACGCCCCCGATCACGTCGCGCTGACGATCGACGGCGTCGACGCCACGCCGGGTGACGGCCGACAGGTGCCCACCGAGCGACGAGGCGCTCGCGTCCTGGTCGGCGATCTCGCCGTCGCCGAAGGAAGTGTGTTCGTCGGCCCACCGGACGGCGACATGCGCGGCTACCTCACCGCGCTTCGGCGTCTACACGCGCGAGCGCCCGGCGAACTGCTGCCGGGGCACGGCCCGGCGATCGACGACCCCAGGGCGGTCCTGGGCCGTTTGATCGCCCACCGGCTCGATCGCGAGCGGGCGGTGCTGGCCGCCGTCCGGAACGGACACGAGACGCCCGACGCCGTCGTCGACGCGGCGTACGAGAAGGACCTCTCGGGCGTCCGCGACCTCGCCCGGCGGGCCGTGATCGCCCACCTCGAAAAGCTCGCCGTCGAGAGCGCGGTCGAGTGGGATGGCGAGCGCGCCCGACCGGTCGGCGATCGTTGA